The proteins below come from a single Rosa rugosa chromosome 2, drRosRugo1.1, whole genome shotgun sequence genomic window:
- the LOC133732755 gene encoding protein NUCLEAR FUSION DEFECTIVE 4-like — protein MSSSSKAFQWLSLVAIIWLQSINGTNTTFPAYSSQLKNTLSLSQLQINNLVFASDAGKLFGWFSGIAAIYLPLWPVLMIGSLLGLIGYGVQFLFVTDKISSPAYWQIFLLTMVAGNSVCWINTVCYVVSIRNFPFHQQVAVGLTTSYQGLSAKIYTDIVSTAFSSSPHKRAQAYLLLNSLLPLLVCVVVAPLVRNIDVGTGEPRNMAAGFNLMFVITIATGIYAVITSLGSMIGLDRMIGTGVFLLIPLVIPIVVKIREKLSRRWSLDRENRVYNVSIDDQNGLESIESGVVKQEEEEEHSTVQVHDEDGEVQVNHGIGVREEIGVKLMVQRIDFWLYFLVYFFSATIGLVFLNTLGQIAESRGSSKTSSLVSLSSSFGFFGRLMPSLLDYFFSRSKYMISRPAFLMALAGPMAGVFFLLLNPANVSLIISTAIIGVCTGAITSIAVSITTELFGTKKFSINHNVVVANISVGSFLFGYSSALLYRKEGDEDGSCLGMTCYRRTFIIWGSLCSFGTVLALTLYARTRKFYSKRSYRAS, from the exons ATGTCTTCCTCATCAAAAGCTTTCCAATGGTTAAGCCTAGTGGCCATCATATGGCTTCAGTCCATAAATGGAACAAACACCACCTTCCCTGCTTACTCATCCCAACTCAAGAACACTCTATCCTTGTCCCAACTACAAATCAACAATCTCGTCTTTGCCTCCGACGCAGGGAAGCTCTTTGGTTGGTTTTCCGGCATTGCTGCTATTTACCTTCCCCTTTGGCCAGTCCTCATGATCGGCTCACTTCTCGGGTTGATTGGCTACGGCGTCCAATTTCTATTCGTAACAGACAAAATCTCATCTCCAGCATATTGGCAAATATTCTTGCTCACCATGGTGGCCGGAAATAGCGTCTGTTGGATCAACACCGTTTGCTATGTTGTTAGTATTCGAAACTTTCCGTTTCACCAACAGGTTGCTGTGGGACTAACAACAAGTTATCAAGGATTGAGTGCAAAAATATACACAGATATTGTTAGTactgctttttcttcttcacctcATAAAAGAGCACAGGCCTATCTTCTTCTAAACTCTCTCCTGCCTTTACTAGTCTGTGTTGTAGTGGCACCATTGGTGAGAAACATTGATGTGGGAACAGGGGAGCCGAGAAACATGGCAGCGGGGTTCAATTTGATGTTTGTGATAACCATTGCCACCGGAATCTATGCCGTCATCACCAGTTTAGGATCAATGATCGGCTTAGACAGAATGATAGGTACCGGAGTGTTCCTACTGATCCCCTTGGTAATCCCAATTGTAGTAAAAATCAGAGAAAAATTATCAAGAAGATGGAGCCTAGACAGAGAGAACAGAGTGTACAATGTCAGCATAGATGATCAGAATGGCCTTGAGAGCATAGAGAGTGGTGTAGTTAaacaggaagaagaagaggaacacAGTACAGTGCAGGTTCATGATGAGGATGGTGAGGTACAGGTTAATCATGGGATTGGTGTTAGAGAGGAGATTGGAGTGAAGTTGATGGTGCAAAGGATAGATTTCTGGTTATATTTCCTCGTGTATTTTTTCAGTGCAACAATTGGGCTTGTGTTCTTGAACACCTTGGGACAGATAGCGGAGTCAAGAGGCTCATCTAAGACTTCTTCTCTGGTTTCTTTATCTTCTTCCTTCGGATTCTTTGGCCGTCTCATGCCTTCACTTCTGGACTATTTCTTCTCAAG AAGCAAGTATATGATTTCAAGGCCTGCATTCCTAATGGCATTAGCAGGACCAATGGccggagttttttttttgcttctcaaCCCAGCTAACGTCTCTCTTATCATCAGTACCGCCATTATAGGAGTGTGCACTGGAGCAATTACTTCTATTGCAGTGTCCATAACCACAGAGCTATTCGGGACCAAGAAATTCTCAATAAATCACAATGTGGTGGTTGCGAATATCTCAGTCGGGTCGTTTCTTTTTGGCTACTCATCTGCTCTTCTTTATCGCAAGGAAGGAGATGAAGATGGTAGCTGCTTGGGAATGACTTGTTACAGAAGAACCTTCATTATCTGGGGTAGTCTCTGTTCGTTTGGGACTGTCCTAGCTTTAACGCTATATGCAAGAACAAGAAAGTTCTACTCCAAAAGATCATACAGGGCGAGTTaa
- the LOC133730294 gene encoding F-box/kelch-repeat protein At3g06240-like — protein sequence MADEPTELPNLPIETIREILTWLPVKPLCRFRCVSKSWNSLTFDPKFVKMHFNKALEHDDVLYQRRRVMVSDCNSGKFYSFNLDEFLNHDHIYNVGGGGGENHELLVTEVDRVGDVSGCYVFYSNALLLFQSNERFFLFNPVTRESKVVPEFPRLGPWSRSFGKLYGFGFDPSTQDYKMGYPYQSFHHGMQGRLLNGGIHWLVYRDYRDASSMVLLSFVLAEEEVREIPLPPCFSIEGEDVYLSVFRECLCMILGYNEELWVMKEYGVRESWTKIRISIPPCQWLHSGFRKKNYDLLLLEDAEDKLVLLNFDEDTFRNLSIRGVSQVIMRSTWRALFHPITLASLIDNLENETDVDSRGGSVFTRGTELQN from the exons ATGGCGGACGAACCGACAGAACTCCCAAACCTTCCGATCGAGACCATTCGCGAGATTCTCACCTGGCTTCCGGTGAAGCCGTTATGCAGATTCAGGTGCGTATCGAAGTCATGGAATTCCCTAACTTTTGATCCCAAATTTGTGAAAATGCACTTTAACAAAGCCCTTGAGCACGACGATGTACTCTACCAAAGACGAAGAGTCATGGTCAGCGACTGTAATTCCGGCAAGTTTTACTCTTTTAACTTAGATGAGTTTCTCAATCATGATCATATTTATaatgttggtggtggtggtggtgagaaTCATGAATTGTTAGTCACTGAAGTCGATAGAGTCGGAGATGTTTCGGGTTGCTATGTTTTTTACTCTAATGCCTTGTTGTTGTTCCAGTCAAATGAGAGGTTTTTCTTGTTTAACCCGGTAACCAGGGAATCCAAGGTAGTACCTGAGTTTCCAAGACTTGGTCCATGGAGTAGAAGTTTTGGGAAGCTATACGGATTTGGCTTTGATCCATCAACCCAAGATTACAAGATG GGATATCCCTATCAAAGTTTCCACCATGGTATGCAGGGAAGACTGCTGAATGGAGGTATTCATTGGTTGGTTTATAGAGACTATAGAGATGCATCATCTATGGTTCTGTTATCTTTTGTTTTAGCAGAGGAGGAAGTGCGGGAGATTCCACTTCCGCCTTGTTTCAGTATCGAGGGGGAAGATGTTTATTTAAGTGTCTTCAGAGAATGCCTGTGTATGATACTGGGGTATAATGAGGAGCTTTGGGTCATGAAGGAATATGGAGTGAGAGAGTCTTGGACTAAAATAAGGATCTCCATCCCGCCTTGTCAGTGGTTACACTCGGGGTTCAGGAAGAAAAATTATGATCTACTGCTGTTGGAAGATGCCGAAGACAAGttggttctgctcaattttgATGAGGACACCTTTCGCAATCTATCAATTCGTGGAGTTTCGCAAGTTATAATGCGGTCTACTTGGAGAGCCTTGTTTCACCCAATTACTTTGGCGTCACTGATTGACAACCTTGAGAATGAGACAGATGTAGATAGCAGAG GGGGATCTGTTTTCACTAGAGGAACTGAGCTTCAAAACTAA